Proteins encoded by one window of Methanofollis sp.:
- a CDS encoding PAS domain S-box protein, whose amino-acid sequence MEKTDEGRVGAASGALGYSDPGILWQRIFDAIEDPVFIQDREGIILRANRATGNLLGVDAEEVVGKPCYAVIHQTPTFIAGCPFVRSKTSRKRERYTLWMFGRWFRVSIDPILHPEHGVIGAIHIITDVSDIKRIDELRSRLASILETSEDAIIGASAEGQVTSLNGAAVVLLGTTPDDAIGLPVSHFVPGPLFKTWEETAQAVGGGRAGRRFESEILRPDGTAHEVSVGISPIRDERSVVSGYSCLIHDLTPQRKAERALVAYVAEAALRMKVPLGGVAHEIGNVAALLDSGHVRPEDAATILRVQKAHLDQILQNLADLDRAVAESAEEIPEAYRCFLSGK is encoded by the coding sequence ATGGAGAAAACTGATGAGGGGAGGGTCGGCGCCGCTTCAGGGGCCCTTGGCTATTCTGACCCAGGGATACTCTGGCAACGGATATTTGACGCCATAGAAGACCCTGTCTTCATTCAGGACCGTGAGGGTATCATTCTCCGGGCAAACCGGGCCACGGGCAACCTTCTCGGCGTCGATGCCGAAGAGGTTGTCGGGAAGCCCTGTTATGCCGTGATCCACCAGACCCCGACATTCATCGCGGGCTGTCCCTTTGTCAGGTCGAAGACCTCGAGAAAGAGGGAGAGATACACCCTCTGGATGTTTGGCCGGTGGTTCAGGGTCTCGATCGACCCGATCCTCCACCCTGAGCACGGCGTCATAGGGGCCATCCATATCATCACCGACGTCTCCGACATCAAGAGGATCGACGAGTTGAGGTCCAGGCTTGCATCGATCCTTGAGACGAGCGAGGACGCCATCATCGGCGCCTCTGCCGAGGGCCAGGTCACCTCCTTGAACGGTGCAGCCGTCGTCCTCCTCGGCACCACGCCCGACGATGCCATCGGCCTGCCGGTCTCGCACTTTGTCCCCGGTCCTCTTTTCAAGACATGGGAGGAGACGGCACAGGCCGTCGGCGGCGGCAGGGCAGGTCGGCGCTTTGAGTCCGAGATTCTCCGTCCGGATGGCACGGCTCATGAGGTCTCTGTCGGCATCTCCCCCATCCGTGATGAACGCAGTGTTGTGTCCGGCTACTCCTGTCTTATCCACGACCTCACCCCCCAGAGGAAGGCCGAACGTGCCCTTGTCGCCTATGTCGCCGAGGCCGCCCTGAGGATGAAGGTGCCGCTCGGCGGCGTCGCGCATGAAATAGGCAATGTCGCCGCCCTGCTGGACTCGGGACACGTCAGACCCGAGGACGCGGCCACCATTCTCCGGGTGCAGAAGGCCCACCTCGACCAGATCCTCCAGAACCTCGCCGACCTCGACCGTGCGGTTGCCGAGTCTGCCGAAGAGATCCCCGAGGCCTACCGCTGCTTCCTCTCCGGGAAATAA
- a CDS encoding hydrogenase maturation nickel metallochaperone HypA, whose product MHEYSIAYDIFATAQRAAVENHATQVKAVKVDVGEFAMVNPEQVKFLFEVIAEDDPVFAGVSMECRTVKVRTRCDCGYEGDEKFVCPTCGGLPHIVEGKEIVVTKIEIEVNDS is encoded by the coding sequence ATGCACGAGTACAGCATTGCGTACGACATCTTTGCCACAGCCCAGCGCGCCGCCGTCGAGAACCATGCAACGCAGGTGAAGGCGGTCAAGGTCGACGTCGGCGAATTTGCGATGGTCAACCCCGAACAGGTGAAGTTTCTCTTTGAGGTCATAGCGGAGGACGACCCTGTCTTTGCAGGCGTCTCTATGGAGTGCCGGACCGTGAAGGTACGCACCCGCTGTGACTGTGGCTATGAGGGCGACGAGAAGTTCGTCTGCCCCACGTGCGGAGGTCTCCCGCACATTGTCGAGGGAAAAGAGATTGTAGTCACCAAAATAGAGATAGAAGTGAACGATTCATGA
- the hypE gene encoding hydrogenase expression/formation protein HypE encodes MKVNLMHGAGGEVMGELLKVLTKFTHNNAGGIGLESLDDGAVFPVGDQQIVFTTDNHVIHPIFFPGGDIGRIAVSGTINDLAMMGGRPIALSCGMVIEEGFEVSDLERIVASMDEALGEVGASIVTGDTKVLEKGALDGIVINTAGIGVVNHVVRDNGLRPGDVIIVSGTIGDHGLAILSHREGFDLGEQILSDAAPLWGMVERALAAGDIHAMKDPTRGGFANAINEMARKSGVHVEIDEEALPIRKSVRSAAAMLGIDPLEVANEGKVVMGVAPGDVDAVLAALKSHHYGKDAAVIGRVTEGSSVVMKTSIGGERFIEPPVGDPVPRVC; translated from the coding sequence ATGAAAGTCAACCTGATGCACGGCGCCGGTGGCGAGGTGATGGGCGAGCTTCTCAAGGTGCTCACGAAGTTCACCCACAACAATGCCGGCGGGATAGGCCTTGAGTCCCTGGACGACGGGGCGGTGTTCCCGGTCGGGGACCAGCAGATCGTGTTTACGACCGACAACCATGTCATCCACCCGATATTTTTCCCTGGCGGGGATATCGGCAGGATTGCCGTATCCGGCACCATCAACGACCTTGCGATGATGGGCGGTCGCCCGATCGCCCTTTCCTGCGGCATGGTCATTGAGGAAGGCTTCGAGGTTTCTGATCTGGAGCGGATCGTCGCCTCCATGGACGAAGCGCTCGGCGAGGTCGGAGCATCGATCGTGACCGGCGACACCAAGGTGCTGGAGAAGGGCGCCCTCGACGGTATCGTCATCAACACCGCGGGTATCGGCGTCGTAAACCACGTCGTCAGGGACAATGGGCTCAGGCCGGGCGACGTGATCATCGTCTCGGGCACCATCGGCGACCACGGGCTTGCGATCCTCTCCCACCGCGAGGGTTTCGACCTCGGCGAGCAGATCCTCTCCGACGCCGCCCCCCTCTGGGGCATGGTCGAGCGCGCCCTTGCCGCCGGCGATATCCACGCGATGAAGGACCCGACCCGCGGCGGATTTGCCAATGCGATCAACGAGATGGCGAGAAAGAGCGGTGTCCACGTCGAGATCGATGAAGAAGCCCTCCCGATCCGGAAGAGCGTCAGGAGCGCCGCCGCCATGCTCGGGATCGACCCCCTCGAAGTCGCAAACGAGGGGAAGGTCGTCATGGGCGTCGCACCCGGCGATGTCGACGCGGTCCTTGCCGCCCTGAAGTCGCACCACTATGGGAAAGATGCGGCGGTCATCGGCCGCGTCACCGAGGGTTCCTCCGTTGTCATGAAGACCTCGATCGGCGGCGAGCGCTTCATCGAACCGCCGGTCGGCGATCCTGTGCCGAGAGTCTGCTGA
- a CDS encoding HypC/HybG/HupF family hydrogenase formation chaperone, protein MCVAVPAEVIEIKDDKTGVVDYGDLRQEVRLDLVDVKVGEFVLVHVGFAIQKLSREEGLSTRELFKEVYAAMEE, encoded by the coding sequence ATGTGTGTTGCAGTTCCTGCCGAAGTAATCGAGATCAAGGACGACAAGACCGGTGTCGTCGACTATGGCGACCTCAGGCAGGAGGTAAGGCTTGATCTCGTCGATGTCAAAGTAGGCGAGTTCGTCCTCGTCCATGTCGGCTTTGCTATCCAGAAACTCAGCCGCGAGGAGGGCCTGTCGACAAGAGAACTCTTTAAAGAAGTCTACGCAGCGATGGAAGAGTAA